GGATTGTCCAGGTCGAGGGCTTTCAGACCGGTCGAGCGACCGCCGCCAAAGCGCTCGCTACGGCGGTGCCAGGCCAGGTGCAGGGCACCGGCGAAGGCGTGCTTCATCGGCCCGCCCCAGGTCATGCCGAAGAACAGCTCGGACACACCCCAGGCCACGCCCACGGCCAGTACCACGGCGAGAATCCAGCCGCCGAAGTTCGCCGGCAGAACCCCGGCCACCGGCAGGGTGGCGATGAAGAAGCTCGCGGCGAACATCAGCAGGCTTTTCGGCAGGCGCATCCACGGACCCTTCGACAGGCGCGCCGGCGGATCGAGGCGGCGCTTGGCGACAAACAGGGCGCCGGCGAACATCAGCGCGCAGGCCGCCAGCAGGGCGTAGCCGAGGATCCGGTGGTGCAGGCCGAAGCCGTGCACGGCGATGGCCAACACGGCGGCCAGGACGAAGCCGCCAGCGGTGGCCACGTGGGTGTTGGCCATGTATTTGTCGCGGGCCACCACATGGTGCAGGTCGACCATGTAGCGGCGCGGCATCTGCAGCAGGCCACCGATCCAGGCGACCTGCGCGGGGCGGCCGCGGCGCCACATCAGGAAGCGCTTGCCGGCACCGAGCACGGCCAGGCCGAGGGCGGCGAACAGCAGGATGGGGAGCAGGGTGTTCAGCATTGTTGGTCTCCTACCGGGACCTGAAAGCGGCACGGATAGCTCCCTCTCCCGGCGGGAGAGGGCTGGGATGAGGGACGGCAAGCGGCGTTGCCCGAGCATCCCTCACCCCCGGCCCCTCTCCCGGAGGGAGAGGGGAGCCTCGCATCAGAAGTCCTTGCACAGGCGCAGCGCGTCGTAGATCGCCGCGTGGGTGTTGCGCTGGGCCACGCAGTCGCCGATGCGGAACAGCAGGTAGCCGTCGCCGGGCTGGCTCAGGCAGGGCTGCGGCTGAATGGCGAACAGCGCCTCGATGTCGATCTGGCCCTTGTTGCGCGAGCTGTCCTTCAGTGCGTAGTACAGGCTCTCGTCGGGGCGTACGCCGTTCTCCACCACGATCTGGTCGACCACCCGCTCTTCCTTGGCCCCGGTGTATTCGTTCTCCAGCACCGCCACCAGCTTGTCGCCCTCGCGGTAGACCTTCTCCAGCATCAGGTCGCCGGTCATGATCACTTCCTTGGGGTACAGGCTGCGGTAGTAGGTGGGGAAGGTGGTACCGCCCATGGCCACGCCCGGCTTGATGTCGTCGGTGACGATCTCCACCTGGGCGCCCTTGTCGGCGAGGAAGTCGGCCACCGACATGCCGGTGAACTCGCAGATGGTGTCGTACACCAGCACGTTCTTGCCCGGCGCGACCTTGCCGTCGAGCACGTCCCAGCTGCTCACCACCAGGCCTTCGGCCGCGCCCCAGTGTTCGTTCTGTTCGAGGAACGGGTGGCCGCCGTTGGCCAGCACGACGATGTCCGGACGCAGGTCGAGGATGGTGGCGACATCGGCGCCGGTGCCCAGGCGCAGGTCGACGTTCAGCCGCGCCAGCTCCAGCTGGAACCAGCGGGTGATGCCGGCGATCTGGTCGCGCTGCGGCGCCTTGGACGCGGTGGTGATCTGCCCGCCGAGCTGCTCCTTCTTCTCGAACAGGGTGACGTCGTGGCCGCGCTCGGCGGCGACCCGCGCCGCCTCCATGCCAGCCGGACCGCCACCGACTATCACCACCTTGCGCTTCACCCCGGTGCTCTTCTCGATGATATGCGGCACGCCCATGTACTCGCGGCTGGTGGCGGCGTTCTGGATGCACAGCACGTCGAGGCCCTGGTACTGGCGGTCGATGCAGTAGTTGGCGCCGACGCACTGCTTGATCTGGTCGACCTGGCCCATCTTGATCTTGGCGATCAGGTGCGGATCGGCGATGTGCGCGCGGGTCATGCCGACCATGTCCACGTAGCCGCCCTCGAGAATACGGGTGGCCTGGTTCGGATCCTTGATGTTCTGCGCGTGCAGCACCGGCACCTTGACCACTTCCTTGATCCCGGCGGCCAGGTGCAGGAACGGCTCCGGCGGGTAGCTCATGTTGGGGATGACGTTGGCCAGGGTGTTGTGGGTGTCACACCCAGACCCCACTACGCCGATGAAGTCGAGCATGCCGGTGGCGTCGTAGTAGGCGGCGATCTGCTTCATGTCCTCGTGGGACAGGCCGTCCGGGTGGAATTCGTCACCGCAGATGCGCATACCCACGCAGAAGTCCGGGCCGACCTCGGCGCGCACCGCCTTGAGCACTTCCAGGCCGAACTTCATGCGCCCCTCGAAGCTGCCGCCCCATTCGTCGGTGCGCTTGTTGACCCGTGGGCTCCAGAACTGGTCGATCATGTGCTGGTGCACGGCCGACAGCTCGACGCCGTCCAGGCCACCGGCCTTGGCGCGCCGGGCAGCCTGGGCGTAGTTGCCGATGACACGCCAGATTTCCTCGACCTCGATGGTCTTGCAGGTGGCGCGGTGCACCGGTTCGCGGATGCCCGACGGCGACATCAGGGTCGGCCAGTGCT
The window above is part of the Pseudomonas alcaligenes genome. Proteins encoded here:
- the dgcA gene encoding dimethylglycine demethylation protein DgcA: MAFEAMFQPLQIGKLTIRNRVLSTAHAEVYATDGGMTTERYVKYYEEKAKGGIGLAICGGSSVVAIDSPQGWWKSVNLATDKIIPHFQNLADAMHKHGAKIMIQITHMGRRSRWDGEHWPTLMSPSGIREPVHRATCKTIEVEEIWRVIGNYAQAARRAKAGGLDGVELSAVHQHMIDQFWSPRVNKRTDEWGGSFEGRMKFGLEVLKAVRAEVGPDFCVGMRICGDEFHPDGLSHEDMKQIAAYYDATGMLDFIGVVGSGCDTHNTLANVIPNMSYPPEPFLHLAAGIKEVVKVPVLHAQNIKDPNQATRILEGGYVDMVGMTRAHIADPHLIAKIKMGQVDQIKQCVGANYCIDRQYQGLDVLCIQNAATSREYMGVPHIIEKSTGVKRKVVIVGGGPAGMEAARVAAERGHDVTLFEKKEQLGGQITTASKAPQRDQIAGITRWFQLELARLNVDLRLGTGADVATILDLRPDIVVLANGGHPFLEQNEHWGAAEGLVVSSWDVLDGKVAPGKNVLVYDTICEFTGMSVADFLADKGAQVEIVTDDIKPGVAMGGTTFPTYYRSLYPKEVIMTGDLMLEKVYREGDKLVAVLENEYTGAKEERVVDQIVVENGVRPDESLYYALKDSSRNKGQIDIEALFAIQPQPCLSQPGDGYLLFRIGDCVAQRNTHAAIYDALRLCKDF